In Trichocoleus desertorum NBK24, the following are encoded in one genomic region:
- a CDS encoding ADYC domain-containing protein: MRIKPILRSLLLVLVFLFAWGSIAIARPTSHPPEKDKVPLSKTELQITEMVGFDDQGRQQKFQVRDTEVDPLDLEKKTYLYTVFYQDNQQNWQNLCEPDAKGVAKAVVLQGSWDSRGNYRPNKKLVTFSCTNAALAKCMRFGYKPWQNVKGRSLRDYHSACVRMVRADYCGDGVAHTKDGTPINLYDRLGIQKPDVMPEMRFEAAWGVNGAHCINQVRWPEALAYVKRVCPTRLATRGNHCTSAERAQRHFPDALLFNDSAIQKSQRL; encoded by the coding sequence ATGCGTATTAAGCCAATATTGCGATCGCTGTTGCTAGTTTTGGTGTTTTTATTCGCTTGGGGCAGCATTGCGATCGCGAGACCTACCTCTCATCCCCCTGAAAAAGATAAGGTGCCTCTCTCCAAAACAGAGCTTCAAATCACTGAAATGGTAGGGTTTGATGATCAAGGTCGCCAACAGAAGTTTCAAGTGCGGGATACTGAAGTTGATCCACTTGATCTAGAGAAAAAAACATATCTCTACACCGTTTTCTATCAAGACAACCAGCAGAACTGGCAAAACCTCTGTGAACCAGATGCAAAAGGAGTGGCTAAAGCAGTGGTGCTGCAAGGTTCTTGGGATAGCCGAGGCAATTATCGCCCCAATAAGAAATTGGTGACATTTAGCTGTACCAACGCAGCTTTAGCCAAGTGCATGCGGTTCGGCTACAAACCTTGGCAAAATGTCAAAGGGCGATCGCTCCGAGATTATCATTCTGCTTGTGTGCGGATGGTACGCGCGGATTATTGTGGGGATGGTGTGGCCCATACCAAAGACGGCACTCCAATCAATCTCTACGATCGCCTAGGCATCCAGAAACCAGATGTAATGCCAGAGATGCGGTTTGAAGCAGCTTGGGGTGTAAATGGGGCACACTGTATCAACCAAGTCAGGTGGCCAGAGGCGCTAGCTTATGTGAAGCGAGTTTGCCCTACCCGATTGGCAACAAGAGGCAATCACTGCACCTCCGCAGAACGTGCCCAACGTCACTTTCCTGATGCTCTGTTATTCAACGATTCAGCAATACAAAAATCACAGCGATTATAA